One genomic region from Rosa rugosa chromosome 1, drRosRugo1.1, whole genome shotgun sequence encodes:
- the LOC133725212 gene encoding kinesin-like protein KIN-13B yields the protein MNGVGRQGQRSGAPHHQRQYSDNLLETSSNGRWLQSAGLQHLHSNSSIPPPSQDYGYYGGGGGGGGGGGQGSRMYRNGQRGYNEYYMEPSTPPYDSRRKDREDSPNEFSPGLLDLHSFDTELIPDMPVSGMHDVASQYYPSRGRSFDDSEPYINNKQAERTRLPENNLLKSFAADKEKASSVAKIKVVVRKRPLNKKELAKNEEDIIDTLSNSVTVHETKLKVDLTAYVEKHEFVFDAVLNEEVSNDEVYHETVEPIVPIIFQRTKATCFAYGQTGSGKTYTMKPLPLKASRDILRLMHHTYRSQGFQLFVSFFEIYGGKLFDLLNERKKLCMREDGKQQVCIVGLQEYRVSDVETIKELIERGSATRSTGTTGANEESSRSHAILQLAIKRAVDGNVSKPPRLVGKLSFIDLAGSERGADTTDNDKQTRMEGAEINKSLLALKECIRALDNDQGHIPFRGSKLTEVLRDSFVGDSRTVMISCISPSSGSCEHTLNTLRYADRVKSLSKGNNSKKDILASTLNLKESTNVPLSSFLPTASAFEDDMNDTWPVQVEREEYDQSEEVYDDPKTSWKRTGKLQQYNVSTSEDNVCKPNGQSKWMGMPKSHSRNSNSDDDLNALLQEEEDLVNAHRKQVEDTMNIVKEEMNLLVEADQPGNQLDDYVTRLNAILSQKAAGILQLQNRLAHFQKRLKEHNVLVSSSGY from the exons atgAACGGGGTTGGGAGGCAGGGGCAGAGATCTGGTGCGCCGCACCACCAGCGGCAATACTCGGATAACTTGTTGGAGACTTCGTCCAATGGGAGGTGGCTTCAGTCGGCTGGTCTTCAACATCTTCACTCCAACTCATCTATCCCTCCTCCTTCTCAG GACTATGGTTACTATGGTGGAGGTggtggcggaggaggaggaggaggacaggGTTCTAGAATGTATAGGAATGGGCAGAGAGGGTACAATGAGTACTACATGGAGCCATCGACACCTCCCTATGATTCGCGGAGGAAGGACCGCGAGGACTCCCCCAATGAGTTTAGTCCTGGACTCCTGGATCTGCATTCCTTTGATACCGAGCTCATTCCTGAC ATGCCAGTCTCTGGAATGCATGATGTTGCTTCTCAATATTATCCTTCTCGGGGCAGAAGCTTTGATGATTCTGAACCTTATATTAACAACAAGCAAGCAGAAAGGACTCGGTTACCAGAAAATAACCTCCTGAAAAGTTTTGCAGCAGACAAAGAGAAAGCCAGTTCTGTAGCAAAGATTAAAGTTGTG GTGCGCAAGAGACCACTTAACAAAAAGGAATTGGCAAAGAATGAGGAAGACATAATAGACACACTTTCCAACTCTGTAACAGTTCATGAGACTAAGCTCAAG GTTGACCTAACAGCATATGTGGAAAAACATGAGTTTGTTTTTGATGCAGTGCTGAATGAGGAAGTGTCTAATGATGAG GTATATCATGAGACTGTGGAGCCCATAGTTCCAATTATTTTTCAACGCACAAAGGCAACTTGTTTTGCATATGGACAAACAG GGAGTGGAAAAACTTATACCATGAAACCATTGCCTCTAAAAGCATCACGGGACATCTTGAGGTTGATGCACCATACTTACCGCAGTCAGGGATTTCAGTTGTTTGTAAGCTTCTTTGAAATATATGGAGGAAAACTTTTTGATCTCCTCAATGAGCGCAA AAAGCTTTGCATGAGAGAAGATGGTAAGCAACAAGTCTGTATTGTGGGTTTGCAAGAATACAGAGTGTCTGATGTAGAGACAATTAAAGAGCTCATTGAGAGAGGAAGTGCCACAAGAAGTACTGGTACCACTGGTGCAAATGAAGAATCCTCTCGTTCACATGCCATACTTCAGCTTGCTATCAAAAGGGCAGTTGATGGCAATGTATCAAAGCCTCCCCGTCTTGTTGGTAAACTCTCCTTTATAGATCTTGCTGGAAGTGAACGTGGTGCAGATACTACAGATAATGACAAACAGACAAG AATGGAAGGTGCTGAAATCAATAAGAGCTTACTTGCACTAAAGGAATGTATTAGAGCTCTTGATAATGACCAGGGTCATATTCCTTTCCGAGGAAGTAAATTGACTGAAGTTCTAAGGGACTCATTTGTTGGTGACTCACGAACTGTGATGATATCATGCATATCACCAAGTTCAGGATCCTGTGAACATACTCTTAACACTTTAAGATATGCAGACAG GGTGAAGAGCCTTTCAAAAGGGAACAATTCAAAGAAGGATATACTAGCTTCGACCTTAAACCTCAAGGAATCAACAAATGTGCCCTTATCATCATTTTTGCCAACTGCCTCTGCCTTTGAGGATGACATGAATGATACATGGCCTGTACAAGTTGAAAGAGAGGAATATGATCAATCAGAAGAGGTCTATGATGATCCTAAAACATCATGGAAGAGAACTGGGAAGCTACAACAGTACAATGTTTCGACTTCAGAGGACAACGTTTGTAAACCCAATGGGCAGTCAAAATGGATGGGCATGCCAAAATCTCATTCaagaaattcaaattcagaCGATGATTTAAATGCCCTGTTACAG gaggaggaggatcttGTAAATGCTCACCGGAAACAAGTGGAGGATACAATGAATATTGTTAAAGAG GAGATGAATTTGCTGGTAGAAGCAGACCAACCAGGAAATCAGCTGGATGATTATGTTACAAGATTGAATGCTATTCTATCTCAGAAGGCTGCTGGCATCCTGCAATTACAAAATCGTTTAGCTCATTTCCAGAAGCGTTTAAAAGAACATAATGTTCTAGTATCCTCTTCTGGTTACTAA
- the LOC133739745 gene encoding F-box protein SKIP27-like, translating into MALGKNCRSSSLKCSFSSGGGGEEGFVRALGRKRIEIPDAGPKTPLKKQRSECFAFDFDFEGESSKLEALPREILIKILCGVDHEDLKQLFSVSKAIREATLIAKQLHFVYSTPRKIPAFRTKIDFSESNDELDEIEAPNAPRLHRELPSRKKLEEISVNLLDSLEEGIRRGLFMDEDDE; encoded by the exons ATGGCTTTGGGAAAGAATTGCCGGAGTAGTTCACTGAAATGCAGCTTTTCgtccggaggaggaggagaagaagggtTTGTTCGAGCTTTGGGGAGGAAGAGGATAGAAATCCCGGATGCGGGCCCCAAGACTCCATTGAAGAAGCAGAGGAGCGAGTGTTTCGCTTTTGATTTCGATTTCGAGGGTGAAAGTTCTAAACTTGAAGCTCTGCCTCGGGAGATTCTG ATTAAGATTCTGTGTGGAGTTGATCATGAGGATCTTAAACAGCTTTTCAGTGTATCTAAGGCGATTAGAGAAGCG ACTCTTATTGCGAAACAGTTGCATTTTGTTTACAGCACACCAAGAAAGATTCCAGCTTTTCGAACCAAGATTGATTTTTCGGAGTCAAATGATGAATTGGATGAGATTGAAGCTCCGAATGCTCCGAGGCTGCATAGGGAGCTTCCGAGCCGGAAAAAGCTTGAAGAGATATCTGTTAACTTATTGGATTCATTGGAGGAAGGAATCAGAAGAGGGCTTTTcatggatgaagatgatgagtgA
- the LOC133739752 gene encoding ribonuclease 3-like protein 2 isoform X1: MSSGKLIWSQIILLSQDKDTLKVVFGLTIFLLILQNFSTRIFCKMNPRSNEKIPTVAPLYLRRPKMKESVEAVERILDYDFKNKRLLEEALTHPSCRISDAAVSYQRLAFLGDTVLDLAVSKYLFLAYPGIHQGDLTELRSANVSTKKFARVAVRHGLYTYLRRTATGVLDDQVREFTEAVRRGEESVEACKVLADIVESVAGAIYVDLNFDLEQLWMKFKHVLEPIVTLEELQQQPHLVTELRQLCQKQGKHVSIECRRDKMKSNIDGKCVALGSAEQKEIAKVNAAELALSKLMQSICINDVSVEDIAGIYGFSAVERAKYELHKLCAKKKWPKPIYTIEHEEGPPHDKMYQWRVTIGVVYMTGDAKSTVKDAKNSAASSMIRSLQDPKNVRMKRPRA, from the exons ATGTCTTCAGGGAAGCTAATTTGGTCGCAGATAATTTTGCTATCTCAGGACAAAGATACTCTCAAAGTTGTATTTGGTTTAACAATTTTCCTACTGATTCTCCAAAACTTTTCCACCAGAATCTTTTGCAAGATGAACCCCCGATCGAACGAGAAAATCCCCACCGTGGCACCACTCTACCTCCGCCGGCCGAAAATGAAAGAATCGGTGGAAGCCGTGGAGCGGATCCTAGACTATGACTTCAAGAACAAGAGGCTTCTAGAGGAAGCTCTCACCCACCCCTCCTGCCGCATAAGCGACGCCGCCGTTTCGTATCAGCGGCTCGCGTTCCTCGGCGACACCGTTCTTGACCTCGCTGTAAGTAAATACCTCTTCCTTGCTTACCCTGGAATTCACCAAGGTGACCTCACTGAGCTACGCTCCGCTAACGTCAGCACCAAGAAGTTCGCACGTGTGGCTGTGAGACATGGGCTTTATACCTACCTTCGCCGCACTGCAACTGGTGTTCTCGATGATCAG GTTCGGGAGTTTACTGAAGCTGTAAGACGAGGAGAGGAGTCTGTAGAAGCCTGTAAAGTTCTTGCAGATATTGTGGAGTCTGTGGCTGGTGCTATTTATGTTGACTTGAATTTTGATCTGGAACAACTTTGGATG AAATTTAAGCATGTTTTGGAGCCTATAGTTACTCTTGAAGAGTTGCAGCAACAACCTCATCTTGTGACAGAGTTGCGTCAACTTTGCCAGAAGCAGGGGAAGCATGTCAGTATCGAGTGCAGGAGAGATAAGATGAAGAGTAATATTGATGGGAAGTGTGTTGCCTTGGGTTCGGCTGAACAGAAAGAAATTGCTAAGGTCAATGCTGCTGAGCTGGCTCTGAGTAAGTTGATGCAATCGATATGCATAAATGATGTGTCAGTTGAAGATATTGCTGGAATTTATGGGTTTTCTGCTGTTGAAAGAGCAAAATATGAGTTGCATAAGCTTTGTGCCAAGAAGAAGTGGCCTAAACCAATTTACAC CATTGAGCATGAAGAAGGTCCTCCGCATGATAAGATGTATCAATGGAGGGTAACTATAGGTGTGGTATATATGACGGGAGATGCAAAGTCAACAGTAAAAGATGCCAAGAATTCTGCAGCTTCTTCAATGATCCGCTCTTTGCAAGACCCTAAAAATGTACGTATGAAACGCCCACGTGCCTGA
- the LOC133739752 gene encoding ribonuclease 3-like protein 2 isoform X3: MSSGKLIWSQIILLSQDKDTLKVVFGLTIFLLILQNFSTRIFCKMNPRSNEKIPTVAPLYLRRPKMKESVEAVERILDYDFKNKRLLEEALTHPSCRISDAAVSYQRLAFLGDTVLDLAVSKYLFLAYPGIHQGDLTELRSANVSTKKFARVAVRHGLYTYLRRTATGVLDDQVREFTEAVRRGEESVEACKVLADIVESVAGAIYVDLNFDLEQLWMKFKHVLEPIVTLEELQQQPHLVTELRQLCQKQGKHVSIECRRDKMKSNIDGKCVALGSAEQKEIAKVNAAELALSKLMQSICINDVSVEDIAGIYGFSAVERAKYELHKLCAKKKWPKPIYTVFLLWS, from the exons ATGTCTTCAGGGAAGCTAATTTGGTCGCAGATAATTTTGCTATCTCAGGACAAAGATACTCTCAAAGTTGTATTTGGTTTAACAATTTTCCTACTGATTCTCCAAAACTTTTCCACCAGAATCTTTTGCAAGATGAACCCCCGATCGAACGAGAAAATCCCCACCGTGGCACCACTCTACCTCCGCCGGCCGAAAATGAAAGAATCGGTGGAAGCCGTGGAGCGGATCCTAGACTATGACTTCAAGAACAAGAGGCTTCTAGAGGAAGCTCTCACCCACCCCTCCTGCCGCATAAGCGACGCCGCCGTTTCGTATCAGCGGCTCGCGTTCCTCGGCGACACCGTTCTTGACCTCGCTGTAAGTAAATACCTCTTCCTTGCTTACCCTGGAATTCACCAAGGTGACCTCACTGAGCTACGCTCCGCTAACGTCAGCACCAAGAAGTTCGCACGTGTGGCTGTGAGACATGGGCTTTATACCTACCTTCGCCGCACTGCAACTGGTGTTCTCGATGATCAG GTTCGGGAGTTTACTGAAGCTGTAAGACGAGGAGAGGAGTCTGTAGAAGCCTGTAAAGTTCTTGCAGATATTGTGGAGTCTGTGGCTGGTGCTATTTATGTTGACTTGAATTTTGATCTGGAACAACTTTGGATG AAATTTAAGCATGTTTTGGAGCCTATAGTTACTCTTGAAGAGTTGCAGCAACAACCTCATCTTGTGACAGAGTTGCGTCAACTTTGCCAGAAGCAGGGGAAGCATGTCAGTATCGAGTGCAGGAGAGATAAGATGAAGAGTAATATTGATGGGAAGTGTGTTGCCTTGGGTTCGGCTGAACAGAAAGAAATTGCTAAGGTCAATGCTGCTGAGCTGGCTCTGAGTAAGTTGATGCAATCGATATGCATAAATGATGTGTCAGTTGAAGATATTGCTGGAATTTATGGGTTTTCTGCTGTTGAAAGAGCAAAATATGAGTTGCATAAGCTTTGTGCCAAGAAGAAGTGGCCTAAACCAATTTACAC CGTTTTCCTCTTGTGGAGCTGA
- the LOC133739752 gene encoding ribonuclease 3-like protein 2 isoform X2, whose product MSSGKLIWSQIILLSQDKDTLKVVFGLTIFLLILQNFSTRIFCKMNPRSNEKIPTVAPLYLRRPKMKESVEAVERILDYDFKNKRLLEEALTHPSCRISDAAVSYQRLAFLGDTVLDLAVSKYLFLAYPGIHQGDLTELRSANVSTKKFARVAVRHGLYTYLRRTATGVLDDQVREFTEAVRRGEESVEACKVLADIVESVAGAIYVDLNFDLEQLWMKQGKHVSIECRRDKMKSNIDGKCVALGSAEQKEIAKVNAAELALSKLMQSICINDVSVEDIAGIYGFSAVERAKYELHKLCAKKKWPKPIYTIEHEEGPPHDKMYQWRVTIGVVYMTGDAKSTVKDAKNSAASSMIRSLQDPKNVRMKRPRA is encoded by the exons ATGTCTTCAGGGAAGCTAATTTGGTCGCAGATAATTTTGCTATCTCAGGACAAAGATACTCTCAAAGTTGTATTTGGTTTAACAATTTTCCTACTGATTCTCCAAAACTTTTCCACCAGAATCTTTTGCAAGATGAACCCCCGATCGAACGAGAAAATCCCCACCGTGGCACCACTCTACCTCCGCCGGCCGAAAATGAAAGAATCGGTGGAAGCCGTGGAGCGGATCCTAGACTATGACTTCAAGAACAAGAGGCTTCTAGAGGAAGCTCTCACCCACCCCTCCTGCCGCATAAGCGACGCCGCCGTTTCGTATCAGCGGCTCGCGTTCCTCGGCGACACCGTTCTTGACCTCGCTGTAAGTAAATACCTCTTCCTTGCTTACCCTGGAATTCACCAAGGTGACCTCACTGAGCTACGCTCCGCTAACGTCAGCACCAAGAAGTTCGCACGTGTGGCTGTGAGACATGGGCTTTATACCTACCTTCGCCGCACTGCAACTGGTGTTCTCGATGATCAG GTTCGGGAGTTTACTGAAGCTGTAAGACGAGGAGAGGAGTCTGTAGAAGCCTGTAAAGTTCTTGCAGATATTGTGGAGTCTGTGGCTGGTGCTATTTATGTTGACTTGAATTTTGATCTGGAACAACTTTGGATG AAGCAGGGGAAGCATGTCAGTATCGAGTGCAGGAGAGATAAGATGAAGAGTAATATTGATGGGAAGTGTGTTGCCTTGGGTTCGGCTGAACAGAAAGAAATTGCTAAGGTCAATGCTGCTGAGCTGGCTCTGAGTAAGTTGATGCAATCGATATGCATAAATGATGTGTCAGTTGAAGATATTGCTGGAATTTATGGGTTTTCTGCTGTTGAAAGAGCAAAATATGAGTTGCATAAGCTTTGTGCCAAGAAGAAGTGGCCTAAACCAATTTACAC CATTGAGCATGAAGAAGGTCCTCCGCATGATAAGATGTATCAATGGAGGGTAACTATAGGTGTGGTATATATGACGGGAGATGCAAAGTCAACAGTAAAAGATGCCAAGAATTCTGCAGCTTCTTCAATGATCCGCTCTTTGCAAGACCCTAAAAATGTACGTATGAAACGCCCACGTGCCTGA
- the LOC133743006 gene encoding putative FBD-associated F-box protein At1g61330 — protein sequence MASSSAESSRRGAKRQRQNNRNHHDDSWVFDVHSDLVEEIFTHLPIRQCVQIGMVAKEFRGTWRKCRNLDFGRDFAATQPHRLAYSAAVDHAIESHHKEGKIKTLQLCFDPSDVEFLLEKWVRKSVKKGVEELDLDIFQATVSFCVPTNAEEAKLKELKLYYSVIHMLFNLKALVSLTTLVLRQVDLTDLIIEVVFKNCVHLETFDMADCYGVRNMKVKANNRFKVLMVGDTGFLLLCKVFDETTRGALTFG from the coding sequence ATGGCTTCATCTTCTGCAGAGTCATCGAGAAGAGGAGCAAAGAGGCAACGCCAAAACAACCGCAACCATCATGATGATTCCTGGGTGTTTGATGTTCACAGTGATCTCGTGGAGGAAATCTTCACTCACCTGCCAATACGGCAGTGCGTGCAGATAGGGATGGTGGCCAAGGAGTTTCGGGGAACATGGCGGAAATGCCGAAATCTCGACTTCGGGAGAGACTTCGCGGCCACCCAACCCCACCGGTTGGCTTACAGCGCCGCCGTGGATCATGCCATTGAATCCCACCACAAAGAGGGAAAGATCAAAACCCTCCAGTTATGTTTCGATCCGTCCGATGTTGAGTTTCTTCTTGAGAAGTGGGTTCGGAAATCGGTCAAGAAAGGAGTCGAGGAGCTCGATCTCGACATCTTTCAGGCGACGGTGTCGTTTTGCGTCCCTACTAATGCTGAAGAGGCAAAGCTAAAAGAGCTTAAGCTCTATTATTCGGTGATCCATATGCTATTTAATTTGAAGGCTCTGGTATCTCTGACCACCTTGGTTTTGAGGCAGGTTGATCTGACGGACCTGATCATTGAGGTTGTGTTCAAGAACTGTGTCCATCTCGAGACCTTTGACATGGCTGACTGCTATGGAGTAAGAAATATGAAGGTGAAGGCGAACAACAGATTTAAGGTGTTAATGGTTGGAGACactgggtttttattactctgcaaggtttttgacgagacaacgagaggagcacTGACGTTTGGGTGA